Proteins encoded together in one Papaver somniferum cultivar HN1 unplaced genomic scaffold, ASM357369v1 unplaced-scaffold_117, whole genome shotgun sequence window:
- the LOC113329570 gene encoding two-component response regulator 24-like: protein MHPTTALVVDDSEFMRMFHSCHLRSLGFQTQEAKNGQEAVQLHEEGKKFDVILMDYEMPIMNGAQATSRIREMGIQSVILGVSGIDDETVRVNFVQSGLTEFFSKPLRRDMLIPYSRFA from the exons ATGCATCCAACTACCGCACTCGTTGTTGATGATTCAGAATTTATGCGTATGTTTCACAGTTGCCATCTAAGAtctcttggtttccaaactcaggagGCTAAGAATGGCCAAGAAGCAGTGCAACTCCACGAGGAAGGAAAGAAATTTGATGTAATCCTTATGGATTACGAAATGCCGATCATGAATGGGGCACAG GCTACGAGCAGAATTCGCGAAATGGGAATTCAAAGCGTCATCCTCGGTGTTTCGGGTATCGATGATGAAACTGTTCGAGTAAATTTTGTTCAGTCAGGCTTGACGGAATTTTTCAGCAAGCCCTTGCGTCGTGATATGCTAATCCCTTATTCAAGGTTCGCATAG